In Thalassotalea fonticola, a single genomic region encodes these proteins:
- a CDS encoding TonB-dependent receptor, whose translation MKLNQITKALLLAAVAGTTSQAYAQEAEQQANQLKIETIEVTARKYRESSQEVPISMTVVTSDALDNIAAFDFSDITKLAPGLEVNGNDPISGTVKMRGVGKDAFTGNMDDSVVIFIDGVAQTSVGAAFGSLSDIARVEVLRGPQGTLYGKNAPAGAINITTKSIDMYELGGGFQTSHAYYDETSTYGTNNKAHINVPLIDGTLGMRVSAFYDDSDGYIHNEFLDEPANDYKRQGARVKVQYIPNDNIDISFIGNYNDSYNGRVFSYIPGFGPDFISKQDPKNVFGMIHTPKSETFASLYPDGAPAVGSPEDYSIYVDQNAFSNTILKDGQINFNLDLEDHSITSISYYQDVRTQFVSDQNGTPIDDELLDINTKQTLLSQELRLSNIDNEVFDYLLGFYYAKSTTKGPGGKTTSSYINGMQLGQFAVGDLTTDVFGESSTESYGYFGHLTYNIDDQWSVSGGIRYNDESKTFESSLGINGTAYTFPNPMMPNGEFPLSVTSDAAPKDKDNYYNVSGSFKLQYKQDADIMYYLALDTAYRSGGFNLNAVDPLEELRTFGAEDSYSTEIGMKSSLLDNRLQFNVAYYYQVFEDYQFGDTMRTDNLSYVFSDLESATPVSSLTANQSHVLNAEEAVSTGIETDFIYLLSENFVITGALTYIDTEYKEFMGFCDNGAEPTDHLYCDFSGESIGSNFGLAPASWVGNIQPLYYTNVDAWGVKLSNSVQINYDDVKEVNADYHLGFEPLNGNWSLKFFIKNLLDRKPGEVSSRLVGGSSDTYAYDMIAPRQVGMTFGYTF comes from the coding sequence ATGAAACTTAATCAAATTACCAAAGCACTACTGCTAGCTGCAGTTGCTGGTACTACTAGCCAGGCATATGCACAAGAAGCTGAACAACAAGCTAACCAATTAAAAATAGAAACTATTGAGGTTACGGCTCGTAAATACCGTGAAAGTTCACAAGAAGTACCAATTTCAATGACAGTGGTAACTTCAGATGCGCTTGATAATATCGCAGCGTTCGATTTTTCAGATATTACTAAACTTGCCCCTGGCCTTGAAGTTAACGGCAATGATCCTATTAGTGGTACCGTTAAAATGCGTGGTGTTGGTAAAGACGCATTTACTGGTAACATGGATGATTCAGTCGTTATTTTTATTGATGGTGTGGCGCAAACATCAGTTGGTGCGGCGTTTGGTTCACTATCTGATATTGCTCGAGTTGAAGTGTTACGCGGTCCTCAAGGTACTTTATACGGTAAAAATGCACCTGCTGGCGCAATCAATATTACCACTAAAAGTATTGATATGTATGAACTTGGTGGTGGCTTTCAAACCAGCCATGCCTACTATGACGAAACATCAACTTATGGCACTAATAATAAAGCACACATCAATGTACCATTAATTGATGGTACGTTAGGTATGCGCGTATCAGCTTTTTATGATGACAGTGATGGTTATATCCATAATGAGTTTTTGGATGAACCGGCAAACGATTATAAGCGCCAGGGCGCACGAGTGAAAGTGCAATACATTCCAAACGACAATATTGATATTTCGTTTATAGGTAACTATAACGACAGTTATAACGGCCGTGTATTTTCTTATATCCCTGGTTTTGGTCCTGACTTTATTAGTAAACAAGATCCGAAAAATGTTTTCGGTATGATCCACACACCAAAAAGTGAAACCTTTGCCTCACTTTATCCTGATGGCGCCCCTGCAGTCGGAAGCCCAGAAGATTACAGCATTTATGTTGATCAAAATGCTTTTAGTAATACCATACTCAAAGATGGTCAAATCAATTTCAATCTAGACCTTGAAGACCATTCAATCACCTCAATTTCTTACTATCAAGATGTTAGAACACAATTTGTAAGCGATCAAAACGGTACCCCCATTGATGATGAATTATTAGATATTAACACTAAGCAAACTTTGCTATCACAAGAGCTGCGCTTAAGTAATATCGACAATGAAGTGTTTGATTATTTACTTGGTTTCTATTACGCGAAATCTACCACGAAAGGTCCCGGCGGAAAAACTACTTCTAGCTATATAAACGGAATGCAATTAGGTCAATTCGCAGTTGGTGATTTAACGACTGATGTGTTCGGTGAATCGAGTACTGAGTCGTATGGCTATTTTGGTCACTTAACCTATAACATTGATGACCAATGGAGCGTAAGTGGCGGTATACGCTACAATGATGAAAGCAAAACCTTTGAATCGTCTTTAGGCATTAATGGTACGGCATATACTTTCCCTAATCCAATGATGCCAAACGGAGAGTTTCCTTTAAGTGTAACAAGTGATGCTGCACCAAAAGACAAAGACAACTACTACAATGTTTCCGGTAGCTTTAAATTACAGTACAAGCAAGATGCCGACATAATGTATTATCTAGCACTTGATACGGCCTATCGTTCAGGCGGATTTAACTTAAATGCAGTGGACCCATTAGAAGAGCTTAGAACCTTTGGCGCCGAAGATAGTTATTCTACTGAAATCGGAATGAAAAGCAGCTTATTAGATAATCGTTTACAATTTAATGTTGCTTACTATTATCAAGTGTTTGAAGATTACCAATTTGGCGATACCATGCGCACCGATAATCTGTCCTATGTGTTTTCTGATTTAGAATCTGCGACGCCAGTATCATCATTAACCGCTAATCAATCGCACGTATTAAACGCTGAAGAAGCGGTGAGTACCGGTATTGAAACTGACTTTATTTACTTGTTATCTGAAAATTTTGTGATCACCGGTGCTTTAACCTATATCGACACCGAATATAAAGAGTTTATGGGGTTTTGCGATAACGGTGCTGAACCAACTGATCACTTGTACTGTGATTTCTCCGGTGAATCTATCGGATCTAATTTTGGTCTGGCGCCAGCATCTTGGGTAGGTAATATTCAGCCACTTTATTATACCAATGTTGATGCCTGGGGCGTGAAACTTTCTAACTCTGTTCAAATTAATTATGATGATGTAAAAGAAGTGAATGCTGATTATCACTTAGGGTTTGAACCTTTAAACGGTAACTGGAGCTTGAAGTTTTTTATCAAAAACTTACTTGACCGTAAGCCGGGTGAAGTCAGCTCTCGTCTAGTTGGCGGCAGTTCTGATACTTACGCTTATGACATGATTGCACCTCGTCAAGTTGGTATGACATTTGGTTACACCTTCTAA
- a CDS encoding response regulator transcription factor — MRILLVEDDYQLGESLVSALSIENYAVDLETDGAKVIPMLNAGDYDMMVLDLGLPNVSGDEILKKLRAADDPMPVLVLTARNTTADMIESLDLGADDYLTKPFDIDELFARLRSLHRRSSGRARPVLISGDVELEPKEQVVTKAGIPVTLTAKELSVLEALMSRAGRFVSKSRLEEGMYTWGDEVESNTVEVYISRLRKYFGSDFIETLRSVGYRVKKG, encoded by the coding sequence ATGCGAATTTTACTTGTTGAGGATGATTACCAACTGGGTGAATCATTAGTGTCGGCACTCAGTATCGAAAATTATGCAGTTGATTTGGAAACCGATGGTGCCAAAGTTATTCCAATGTTAAATGCTGGCGATTACGACATGATGGTTTTGGATTTAGGTTTACCGAATGTTTCAGGCGATGAAATTCTTAAAAAATTACGCGCCGCCGATGATCCTATGCCAGTCTTGGTCCTTACCGCGCGCAATACTACCGCCGATATGATCGAAAGCCTCGATTTGGGCGCCGACGACTACCTAACCAAGCCATTTGATATTGATGAGTTGTTTGCCCGTTTACGCTCATTACATCGTCGTAGTAGCGGTAGAGCCAGGCCTGTATTGATTTCTGGTGATGTCGAACTAGAGCCGAAAGAGCAAGTAGTCACCAAAGCCGGTATTCCGGTCACCTTAACTGCCAAAGAGTTGTCGGTACTGGAAGCGTTAATGTCTCGTGCCGGCCGTTTTGTATCAAAATCACGTTTAGAAGAGGGTATGTATACCTGGGGAGATGAAGTAGAAAGTAATACCGTTGAAGTGTATATTTCCCGCTTGCGTAAATATTTTGGCAGTGACTTTATTGAAACCTTAAGAAGCGTTGGCTATCGCGTAAAAAAAGGCTGA
- a CDS encoding ATP-binding protein produces MKNYSLKTRMVLFGLMLHAAIWLLAASASSYTAAHVIFQTLDKDLQEQARFVRFSSRLFQSFYSKFDVNEGYDPLKDGSAISESIGWGNVNVVINDTKGNLIFRSSNAPGFDFPTGNGFVDDMFIQNGEETHWRIYNENIDGIFWVSVGMNTKQAKQSAIDFGLKALYPMILIIPLTIIGVYIGSKKGLAAINKIASDVAHRNPSSLVAISDINIPEEVFPLVKSLNGLLVRLASAIENEHRFTANAAHELQTPLAAIKTELQLCQRRSKTSEVQAELDRISARVDRAVYTVRQLLTLARIESEDSQLKMAVIDLHDVVAEDLADLAHLAVERQVQIDFAEHGPWQILGNKEVLSILIRNLFTNAFRYATAGGQVKISANVLTDKIEFYVANECVVMDQQQREKLTDSFYRLPGNEMPGAGLGLSIVQRIVEVHHADLAIQPWHNEQGIMVKVTFPIKQPT; encoded by the coding sequence GTGAAAAATTACTCGTTAAAAACCAGAATGGTACTATTTGGCTTAATGTTGCATGCCGCCATCTGGTTGTTGGCTGCCTCCGCGTCTTCTTATACGGCAGCGCACGTTATTTTTCAAACCTTAGATAAAGATTTACAAGAACAAGCTCGATTTGTTCGTTTTTCGTCCAGGCTTTTTCAAAGCTTTTATAGCAAATTTGACGTTAATGAGGGCTACGATCCGCTCAAAGATGGTTCTGCAATAAGTGAGAGTATTGGCTGGGGCAATGTCAATGTTGTGATAAATGATACTAAGGGAAACTTAATTTTTCGCTCTTCCAACGCTCCTGGTTTTGACTTTCCTACCGGCAATGGTTTCGTCGATGATATGTTTATACAAAACGGCGAAGAAACGCATTGGCGGATTTATAACGAAAACATCGATGGCATATTTTGGGTCTCAGTTGGTATGAACACCAAACAAGCTAAACAAAGTGCAATCGATTTTGGCCTTAAAGCGTTATACCCTATGATCTTGATCATTCCATTGACCATTATTGGGGTTTACATTGGTAGCAAAAAAGGTCTCGCGGCAATCAATAAAATCGCCAGTGACGTTGCGCATCGTAATCCGTCGTCTCTGGTAGCAATTTCAGATATCAATATCCCTGAAGAAGTCTTTCCGTTAGTTAAATCCCTCAATGGTCTACTCGTTCGATTGGCAAGTGCTATCGAAAATGAACACCGCTTTACCGCCAATGCCGCTCATGAATTACAAACACCTCTGGCAGCTATTAAAACTGAACTGCAATTATGTCAACGTCGTTCTAAAACATCGGAAGTTCAAGCTGAACTAGATAGAATTTCCGCTAGAGTTGATCGTGCAGTTTATACCGTTCGACAGCTATTAACCTTGGCTCGCATCGAATCGGAAGACTCGCAACTTAAAATGGCGGTGATCGACTTACATGATGTCGTTGCAGAAGACTTGGCCGATTTAGCCCATTTAGCGGTTGAACGTCAGGTACAAATTGATTTTGCTGAGCATGGGCCATGGCAAATACTGGGCAACAAAGAAGTGTTGAGTATTTTGATCCGCAACTTATTTACCAACGCATTTCGCTATGCCACTGCAGGCGGGCAAGTGAAAATTTCGGCAAATGTGTTAACCGACAAGATTGAATTTTATGTCGCCAATGAGTGCGTCGTAATGGATCAACAACAACGAGAGAAACTCACTGACAGTTTTTATCGCTTGCCCGGAAATGAAATGCCCGGCGCTGGCCTTGGTTTATCAATTGTGCAGCGGATTGTTGAAGTACATCATGCAGATTTAGCAATTCAACCGTGGCACAACGAGCAAGGGATCATGGTTAAGGTCACGTTTCCGATAAAGCAACCCACATAA
- a CDS encoding SDR family oxidoreductase, with protein MSKLAVITGGESGIGLASAQLLMAQQYQVVVLGLHENEELSRKNIGFYRCDVSSATEVQQAFHKIVAEYGNIDCLINNAGILSYGTAVDLDESEWDRVMAVNVKGPFLCAKYCIPQMNDNAVIINVASVQSFVAQPFVAAYATSKAAILGLTRSIAIDFAPKVRCVAVCPGTIDTPMLRDAMQQAAEPEAMMEELNASHLTGRIGQPEEVAELIAFLCSNKCGFINGQAIRVDGGLGVNIGGSKN; from the coding sequence ATGTCAAAATTAGCGGTGATCACCGGCGGTGAATCCGGGATCGGACTAGCATCTGCTCAATTATTAATGGCACAGCAATATCAGGTGGTTGTGCTTGGTTTACATGAAAATGAAGAGCTAAGCAGGAAAAATATTGGTTTTTATCGTTGTGATGTTAGTAGTGCAACTGAGGTGCAGCAAGCCTTTCACAAAATTGTAGCCGAGTATGGCAACATCGATTGCTTAATCAATAATGCCGGCATACTTTCCTACGGCACTGCCGTTGATTTAGACGAAAGCGAATGGGACCGAGTGATGGCAGTCAATGTTAAAGGGCCTTTCTTGTGTGCTAAATATTGCATTCCCCAGATGAATGACAATGCCGTTATCATCAATGTTGCCAGCGTGCAATCCTTTGTTGCCCAGCCATTTGTTGCCGCTTATGCAACCAGTAAAGCGGCTATTTTGGGTTTAACTCGCTCTATTGCCATCGACTTTGCCCCTAAAGTGCGTTGTGTTGCCGTGTGTCCTGGCACCATAGATACACCAATGTTGCGTGATGCCATGCAGCAAGCGGCTGAGCCCGAAGCGATGATGGAAGAATTAAATGCCAGTCACTTAACCGGTCGTATTGGACAACCGGAAGAAGTAGCCGAACTCATTGCCTTTCTTTGCAGCAATAAATGCGGCTTTATCAATGGTCAGGCGATCCGCGTTGATGGAGGCTTAGGCGTCAATATCGGCGGCAGTAAAAATTAA